A genomic window from Vitis riparia cultivar Riparia Gloire de Montpellier isolate 1030 chromosome 18, EGFV_Vit.rip_1.0, whole genome shotgun sequence includes:
- the LOC117907879 gene encoding disease resistance protein RPV1-like — protein sequence MECRKEMGQIVLLVFYHVDRPDVHVQRGSFGEAFCIHKRDVDEKKVQRWRDALTKAAYISSFHVPEDVNESTIIEKIIDFVNRELKLPGHNLIGIDGRLEELKSLIGIGSYDVRMLGVWGLGGIGKTAIARVFYNSISYQFDGASFLPSVCKQSMPRVQKELLSDITGLSYEGLNVDEGLNKIKEELQKKKILIVVDDVDCLSQLKDLVPNRDWLGGGSRIIITTRDKHLLLEHGVDAIYEVQGLDLEESIHLFSLYAFQARFPEPAYRELSQNIVNYSEGLPLALKVLGGFLFGKSIYEWESILYKLKHQSVKEIQDVLQISYDRLDYKTKDIFLDIACFFKGEEREFVSRILDGAEKAITDLYNKSLLTFSNNKIMMHPLLQQMGQGVVHQACPQEPGKQSRLWRSEDVRRILRQNEGIDAIEGIVLKMSAAERIAFTTKAFKMMNKLRLLKVCRDHKCGSMVHVSTDFEFPSYELRYLHWDGYPLESLPSNFHGEKLIELNLQNSELRGLWEGRKPLEKLKVINLSHSQQLIQIPDFSDTPNLQSLILEGCTNLENIPSSIWDLDSLVNLDLSRCSKLQELAEIPWNQYSLEYLNLAFCTNLESLPESLSNLKCLKTLNVIGCSKLPDNLGSLECLEKLYASSSELISPQSDSSLAGLCSLKVLDVHGTNLMQRAISGDIGSLYSLEELNLSYCNLTEEEIPDDICCLYSLRVLDLSGNRFLRVTDAISQLSELRELGLRHCKSLLEIPKLPSSLRVLDAHDCTGMKKSVWQWQRLLNSFKPVLQWQRQLNCFKSAFLQEIQEMKYRRLLSLPANGVSQGFSTVISGIEIPDWISHKGIGSEVTVELPLKWYDKDFLGLALCCVYIPQQGEPLDKSMDEPKSSTSENAMVNITQPYHLGCELTFLDDEIGFLDHLSCGSSCQCDHNDGVLDSAWVTYYSNVAIKHKYRSYKSSHLKASFRGHVNGKPVKVKKCGIGLVHVDLDRTSHAFQAQHSTDQLRLKLVSHVS from the exons ATGGAGTGCAGGAAAGAAATGGGACAAATAGTCTTGCTGGTCTTCTACCACGTGGACCGTCCTGATGTGCATGTGCAAAGAGGGAGCTTCGGAGAGGCATTTTGCATTCATAAAAGAGATGTAGATGAGAAGAAGGTGCAAAGGTGGAGGGATGCCTTGACTAAAGCAGCCTATATATCTAGTTTCCATGTGCCGGAGGATGT GAATGAGTCAACTATTATTGAGAAAATCATTGATTTCGTCAATCGCGAATTGAAACTTCCAGGTCATAACTTAATTGGAATTGATGGACGTTTGGAAGAATTGAAGTCATTGATAGGCATTGGATCTTATGATGTTCGCATGCTTGGAGTATGGGGATTAGGTGGAATTGGTAAAACCGCAATTGCACGAGTTTTTTATAACTCAATCTCATACCAATTCGATGGTGCTAGCTTTCTTCCAAGTGTTTGCAAGCAATCCATGCCTAGAGTACAAAAGGAGCTTCTATCTGACATTACAGGACTGTCCTATGAAGGACTGAATGTTGATGAAGGGCTCAATAAGATAaaggaggaattgcaaaaaaaaaaaattcttatcgTTGTTGATGATGTGGATTGTTTGAGTCAATTAAAGGACTTAGTTCCAAATCGAGATTGGCTTGGTGGGGGAAGTAGAATTATTATAACGACTAGAGATAAACATTTACTACTTGAGCATGGAGTGGATGCTATATATGAGGTTCAAGGATTAGATTTAGAAGAATCTATACATCTCTTTAGTCTTTATGCCTTCCAAGCAAGATTTCCTGAACCAGCATACAGAGAACTTTCCCAAAATATAGTAAATTATAGTGAGGGCCTTCCATTGGCTCTTAAAGTTTTAGGTGGTTTTCTTTTTGGTAAGTCAATATATGAATGGGAAAGTATATTGTATAAACTAAAACACCAATCCGTGAAAGAAATTCAAGATGTGCTTCAAATCAGTTATGATAGACTagattataaaacaaaagatatatttcttgatattgcatgtttttttaaagGGGAAGAAAGAGAATTTGTCTCAAGAATATTAGATGGGGCTGAGAAAGCAATAACAGATCTCTATAATAAGTCTCTCCTaactttttcaaataataagataatgatgCACCCTTTATTGCAACAAATGGGTCAAGGAGTTGTTCATCAAGCATGTCCTCAAGAGCCAGGAAAACAGAGCAGATTGTGGAGATCAGAGGATGTCCGTCGCATATTGAGGCAAAATGAA GGGATTGATGCGATTGAAGGGATAGTTCTAAAAATGTCTGCAGCAGAACGAATAGCGTTTACCACTAAAGCTTTCAAAATGATGAACAAACTTAGATTACTCAAAGTTTGTCGGGATCATAAATGTGGTTCTATGGTGCATGTTTCTACGGACTTTGAATTTCCGTCTTATGAGTTAAGATATCTTCATTGGGATGGATATCCTTTGGAATCTTTGCCATCAAATTTTCATGGAGAGAAGCTTATTGAACTCAATCTGCAGAATAGTGAACTAAGAGGACTTTGGGAAGGGAGGAAG CCTCTTGAGAAGTTAAAGGTTATCAATCTCAGTCACTCTCAGCAGCTCATTCAAATCCCAGACTTCTCAGATACACCGAATCTGCAGAGTCTAATTCTTGAAG ggTGCACAAACCTTGAGAACATTCCAAGCAGCATCTGGGACTTGGATTCTCTTGTAAATCTTGATCTCTCTCGCTGTTCAAAACTCCAGGAACTTGCAGAGATCCCGTGGAATCAATACTCATTGGAATATTTGAACTTGGCATTCTGCACGAATCTTGAAAGCCTTCCAGAGAGCCTTTCTAACTTGAAATGTCTTAAGACTCTCAATGTAATCGGGTGTTCAAAACTGCCCGACAACCTGGGAAGCCTGGAATGTCTAGAGAAGCTTTATGCATCAAGTTCAGAATTGATTAGCCCTCAATCGGATTCCTCTTTGGCTGGTTTGTGCTCCTTAAAAGTATTGGATGTGCATGGCACCAACCTAATGCAACGAGCAATCAGTGGTGACATTGGCAGCTTATACTCATTGGAAGAATTAAACCTAAGTTACTGCAATTTAACAGAAGAAGAAATTCCCGATGATATTTGCTGCCTATACTCATTGAGAGTATTAGATCTAAGTGGAAACCGTTTTCTTAGAGTAACTGATGCCATAAGTCAACTTTCTGAGCTAAGAGAGCTTGGGTTGAGGCACTGCAAGAGTCTTCTAGAAATTCCAAAGCTTCCATCAAGTCTCAGAGTCCTAGATGCCCATGATTGCACAGGCATGAAAAAGTCAGTGTGGCAATGGCAGAGGCTGTTAAATTCCTTCAAACCAGTGTTGCAATGGCAGAGGCAGTTAAATTGCTTCAAATCTGCTTTTTTACAAGAAATTCAG GAGATGAAATACAGAAGGCTTTTGTCTCTTCCAGCAAATGGTGTCAGCCAGGGATTTAGTACTGTTATCTCTGGTATAGAAATTCCAGATTGGATATCACACAAGGGTATTGGCAGTGAAGTAACAGTAGAGCTTCCTCTTAAGTGGTACGACAAGGACTTCTTGGGATTGGCTTTATGCTGTGTTTATATTCCACAACAGGGTGAACCTCTGGATAAATCAATGGATGAACCAAAGAGTAGTACGTCTGAGAATGCCATGGTGAATATCACGCAACCTTATCATTTAGGATGTGAATTGACTTTCCTTGATGATGAAATTGGGTTTTTGGATCATCTCTCCTGTGGATCATCCTGCCAATGCGACCATAATGATGGTGTATTAGATTCAGCGTGGGTAACGTATTATTCTAATGTTGCTATTAAGCACAAATATCGCTCCTATAAATCAAGCCATTTAAAGGCTTCATTTCGTGGCCATGTTAATGGTAAACCAGTGAAGGTGAAAAAGTGTGGGATTGGTCTTGTACATGTTGATCTTGA TAGGACATCCCACGCGTTTCAGGCACAACACTCAACTGATCAATTGAGGCTTAAGTTGGTTTCCCATGTCAG CTGA